A single region of the Aeromicrobium chenweiae genome encodes:
- a CDS encoding SPFH domain-containing protein, which produces MADITRRPFVHHLRSDPTSFVLQLRGGAVKRSGAGVSFWFRPSTAALAEVPLDDREQALMFQARTSDFQLVSVQATVTYRVSDPAVAATRIDFGVNPRTGDWNARPLERLGGLLTELAQQPALEYLAGVSLAEALAHGIGPVRQRVAEQLADDQRLVERGLSVTDVRVVAIRAEADLERALQTPTRERVQQEADRATFERRAVAVENERAIAENELTNQIELARREEELVAQRGQNERRRASEQAEADKIATTAKAERQGLMAKADADRTRELGAADATAEAAKFAAYGDVDQSKLLALALRELAANVPPLTHLSLTPELLAPLLDRLGDGRETVTE; this is translated from the coding sequence ATGGCTGACATCACCAGGCGACCGTTCGTCCACCACCTGCGCTCGGACCCGACGTCGTTCGTCCTCCAGCTGCGCGGCGGTGCGGTGAAGCGGTCGGGTGCTGGTGTCTCCTTCTGGTTCCGACCGAGCACGGCGGCGCTGGCGGAGGTCCCGTTGGACGACCGCGAGCAGGCGCTGATGTTCCAGGCGCGGACGTCTGACTTCCAGCTCGTCTCGGTCCAGGCGACCGTGACCTACCGGGTCTCGGACCCCGCCGTGGCTGCGACCCGCATCGACTTCGGCGTCAACCCGCGCACCGGCGACTGGAACGCCCGCCCCCTCGAGCGGCTGGGTGGCCTGCTCACCGAGCTGGCGCAGCAGCCCGCCCTGGAGTACCTGGCAGGGGTCTCGTTGGCGGAGGCCCTGGCCCACGGCATCGGCCCGGTGCGCCAGCGGGTGGCCGAGCAGCTCGCCGACGACCAGCGCCTGGTCGAGCGGGGACTGTCGGTCACCGACGTCCGGGTCGTCGCGATCCGTGCCGAGGCCGATCTCGAGCGCGCCCTGCAGACCCCCACGCGTGAGCGGGTGCAGCAGGAGGCCGATCGGGCGACGTTCGAGCGGCGCGCGGTGGCGGTCGAGAACGAGCGGGCCATCGCCGAGAACGAGCTGACCAACCAGATCGAGCTGGCCCGCCGCGAGGAGGAGCTCGTCGCCCAGCGGGGGCAGAACGAGCGCAGGCGGGCGAGCGAGCAGGCGGAGGCGGACAAGATCGCGACCACGGCGAAGGCCGAGCGCCAGGGCCTCATGGCGAAGGCGGACGCCGACCGCACGCGGGAGCTCGGCGCCGCCGACGCGACGGCCGAGGCCGCCAAGTTCGCGGCGTACGGCGACGTGGACCAGAGCAAGCTGCTGGCCCTCGCGCTGCGCGAGCTCGCCGCGAACGTCCCGCCCCTCACGCACCTGAGCCTGACCCCGGAGCTGCTGGCGCCGCTGCTGGACCGGCTGGGTGACGGGCGGGAGACGGTGACGGAGTGA
- a CDS encoding RDD family protein codes for MTNPYGAPPQASTSQPFASWGLRVAATLIDAIPTVVVFFLAALLFGTAETSDGSSSFQLKGAGAALYYGLALIYFIANTVYLQGTTGQSIGKKAVGIAIYRAGTTQPIGAGLSFGRSLLHILDSLPCGLGYLWPLWDKENRTFADMIVSSRSYKV; via the coding sequence ATGACCAATCCGTACGGCGCACCACCCCAGGCCTCCACCAGCCAGCCCTTCGCGAGCTGGGGCCTGCGCGTGGCCGCGACCCTCATCGACGCGATCCCCACCGTCGTGGTCTTCTTCCTCGCGGCATTGCTGTTCGGCACGGCCGAGACCTCCGACGGCAGCTCCTCGTTCCAGCTCAAGGGCGCCGGGGCCGCCCTGTACTACGGGCTCGCGCTCATCTACTTCATCGCGAACACCGTGTACCTGCAGGGCACCACGGGGCAGTCGATCGGCAAGAAGGCCGTCGGCATCGCGATCTACCGTGCCGGGACGACCCAGCCCATCGGGGCCGGGCTCAGCTTCGGTCGCTCCCTGCTGCACATCCTGGACAGCCTGCCGTGCGGTCTGGGCTATCTCTGGCCGCTGTGGGACAAGGAGAACCGGACCTTCGCCGACATGATCGTCTCGTCGCGTTCGTACAAGGTCTGA
- a CDS encoding heat shock protein transcriptional repressor HspR: MAGDAGKRGSGPGFQPPGPEAKVFVISVAAELSGLHPQTLRTYDRLGLVAPGRTGGGGRRYSLRDIELLRTVARLTAEGLGLEGVKRVIELENQVLALQEKVAELQAELAQSKLPQNLPAVIADNQLVIWRRMRR; the protein is encoded by the coding sequence ATGGCCGGGGACGCCGGCAAGCGCGGATCGGGGCCCGGCTTCCAGCCCCCTGGCCCGGAGGCCAAGGTGTTCGTGATCAGCGTCGCCGCGGAGCTGTCCGGGCTGCACCCCCAGACACTGCGCACGTACGACCGGCTGGGCCTCGTCGCCCCCGGTCGTACGGGCGGCGGTGGGCGGCGCTACTCGCTGCGTGACATCGAGCTGCTGCGCACGGTCGCCCGGCTGACCGCCGAAGGCCTGGGCCTCGAGGGCGTCAAGCGGGTCATCGAGCTCGAGAACCAGGTGCTCGCGCTGCAGGAGAAGGTCGCCGAGCTGCAGGCCGAGCTCGCCCAGTCGAAGCTGCCGCAGAACCTGCCGGCAGTGATCGCCGACAACCAGCTGGTGATCTGGCGCAGGATGCGTCGCTGA
- the dnaJ gene encoding molecular chaperone DnaJ has translation MAASDWATKDFYKVLGVKKDASQDEIKKAYRKLARENHPDSNPGNKAAEERFKEVSEAYAVLSSKDKRKEYDEQRSMFGQFRGAPGGFGSGGGFRPQGGAGPQADFDMSDLFGGLFGGRGRTRQRPQGRKGDDLETEATISFEQAVDGATLPLRMTSDEPCTTCHGTGAKPGTTPKVCPKCQGSGMVTGAAGGVFAMTEPCDLCRGRGLIVEHPCETCHGSGRAPTSRTLNVKVPAGVKDGQRIRLKGKGGKGDNGGANGDLYLVVHVEPHRLFGRKGDHLTITVPVTFDEAALGANIQVPTLDGPPVRIKVPAGTPTGRTFRATGKGATTRSGGRGDLLVTVEVQVPKQLTDEERAAVEAFREARGADSPRDGMFEAVS, from the coding sequence ATGGCAGCAAGTGACTGGGCGACCAAGGACTTCTACAAGGTCCTCGGGGTCAAGAAGGACGCAAGCCAGGACGAGATCAAGAAGGCGTACCGCAAGCTGGCGCGAGAGAACCACCCCGACTCCAATCCGGGCAACAAGGCTGCTGAGGAGCGCTTCAAGGAGGTCTCCGAGGCGTACGCCGTGCTCTCGTCCAAGGACAAGCGCAAGGAGTACGACGAGCAGCGCAGCATGTTCGGGCAGTTCCGCGGTGCTCCGGGCGGATTCGGTTCCGGGGGCGGGTTCCGCCCACAGGGCGGGGCCGGCCCCCAGGCCGACTTCGACATGTCCGACCTGTTCGGCGGCCTCTTCGGGGGCCGCGGACGGACCCGGCAGCGGCCGCAGGGACGCAAGGGCGACGACCTCGAGACCGAGGCGACGATCAGCTTCGAGCAGGCCGTGGACGGCGCGACGCTGCCGTTGCGGATGACGAGCGACGAGCCCTGCACGACCTGCCACGGCACGGGCGCCAAGCCGGGCACGACGCCCAAGGTGTGCCCGAAGTGCCAGGGCAGCGGCATGGTGACGGGGGCCGCCGGTGGCGTGTTCGCGATGACCGAGCCGTGCGACCTGTGCCGCGGACGGGGGCTCATCGTCGAGCACCCGTGCGAGACGTGCCACGGCTCCGGCCGTGCGCCGACGAGCCGCACGCTCAACGTCAAGGTGCCTGCGGGCGTCAAGGACGGTCAGCGCATCCGGCTCAAGGGCAAGGGCGGCAAGGGCGACAACGGCGGTGCGAACGGGGACCTCTACCTGGTCGTGCACGTCGAGCCCCACCGCCTGTTCGGACGCAAGGGGGACCACCTCACGATCACGGTCCCGGTGACCTTCGACGAGGCGGCGCTGGGTGCGAACATCCAGGTGCCCACGTTGGACGGCCCGCCGGTGCGGATCAAGGTGCCCGCCGGCACGCCCACGGGCCGCACGTTCCGCGCCACCGGCAAGGGCGCGACGACCCGGTCCGGCGGACGGGGCGACCTGCTCGTGACCGTGGAGGTGCAGGTGCCCAAGCAGCTCACCGACGAGGAGCGGGCGGCGGTCGAGGCGTTCCGTGAGGCGCGCGGCGCGGACTCGCCGCGTGACGGGATGTTCGAGGCGGTGTCGTGA
- a CDS encoding nucleotide exchange factor GrpE yields the protein MTEPGTDSAPEQEPTPAEEAQPAEAPAGPSLEQQLAERTLDLQRLQAEYVNYKRRVDRDRELVRAQGEAAVLQSLLTVLDDIGRAAEHGELSGGFKAVADSLQNAVSKHKLEAFGAKGDAFDPSLHEAVFHAGESADVDTTTVDTVMRTGYKIGDRVLRAATVGVVDPASSAPEPAEPSTEASSPEAPAAESADADDNQH from the coding sequence GTGACCGAGCCGGGCACGGACTCGGCCCCAGAGCAGGAGCCCACGCCGGCTGAGGAAGCTCAGCCGGCGGAGGCCCCGGCCGGTCCGTCACTGGAGCAGCAGCTGGCCGAGCGCACGCTCGACCTGCAGCGTCTCCAGGCGGAGTACGTCAACTACAAGCGCCGCGTCGACCGCGACCGTGAGCTCGTGCGCGCCCAGGGAGAGGCTGCCGTCCTGCAGTCGCTCCTGACGGTGCTGGACGACATCGGTCGCGCCGCCGAGCACGGCGAGCTGTCCGGCGGCTTCAAGGCCGTCGCCGACTCGCTGCAGAACGCCGTCAGCAAGCACAAGCTCGAGGCGTTCGGCGCGAAGGGCGACGCGTTCGACCCGTCGCTGCACGAGGCGGTGTTCCACGCGGGCGAGTCGGCCGACGTCGACACCACGACCGTCGACACGGTCATGCGCACCGGCTACAAGATCGGCGACCGCGTGCTGCGGGCCGCCACGGTCGGCGTCGTCGACCCGGCCAGCTCGGCGCCGGAACCCGCAGAGCCGTCGACGGAGGCCTCCTCCCCGGAGGCTCCCGCGGCGGAGTCGGCTGACGCCGACGACAACCAGCACTGA